AGTTAGAGCTCATGGAAAAATCGTATCAAATGGCTGCTAAGTATCTTCCAACGACGCCAAAGCAGGAAAAACCAGCAGAAAAAGAAGAGGTCGAAAAGCCAATGGAAAAGAAGGTTAAACTGACTTCAGCAATACCGGTACGTTCCAATGTTGTTTCCTCATTATACAGAGACCGGTCGGATAGTGCTTTTATCGCAGGTTTAAATCAGAATAGATTTTATGACAGTCAAAATGATTCAGAAAACTCAGTTCAAACAAAAAACGCAATAAGAGGTGTGGTCTATGAAACTAAGACTTTGGTCAATGAAAGTACATTATCTATAAGGCTTTCAGAAGCGATGAAAGTCGGACGAGCTGAAATTCCAATTGGAAGTTTACTGATTGCAGTAAGCAAATTTCAGGGTGGGAGGCTTCAGTTAAAAATATCTTCCATTCAATCTCAAGGTAATATCTATCCTGTAGAAATCAATGTTTATGACACTGACGGTCAGGTGGGATTGTATGTTCCTTATTCAGCGGAGCAGAATGCGGTAAGCGATATTGTAGCTAATATGAGCCAGACTTCAGGCACTAATATTATGATGACCCAATCTGCAGGGCAGCAGATTGCAGCTGATCTGAGCAGGGGAGTAGTACAGGGAATGTCGGGTTATTTTCAGAAGAGAGTCAGACAATTGAAAGTAACTGTAAAAGCTGGCCATCAGGTCTTCCTCTTACCCAAAAATAACTAATCAAAAAAAATAAAAATGAATACACAAAAGAGTCATTATATTCTCATTATGCTATTACTTCTATTAGTAAGCAAGGCATTTGGGCAGGATTCTGTGACAACTTATATTTCCTTGGAACAGGCAAAATTAGAGCCTTTCCGGATTAACGTCACCTACAATAAAACAAGTCATCTGATATTCCCCTCATCAATACGATATGTTGACCTGGGAAGTGATCTCTTGGTTGCTAATAAGGCAGAGCCTATAGGAAACGTTCTTCGGGTTAAGTCAGCTGTCAGGGATTTTGAAGAGGAAACTAATTTTTCGGTCATTACTGAAGATGGAAAATTTTACAGTTTTGATGCATCCTACAGTTCTTATCCGGAAATACTCAGCTATGATTTAGTAAAACTTCAGAGAGGTATGGAGAGACAGGATGCTGATGTATTATTTGAAGATCTTAAAGGAAGCTCAACATCTTTCACTTGGCTCATTATGGAAAATCTTTACAGGAAAAGCAACAGAACTATTAAACATATTGTTTCAAAAAGCTATGGAATTGAGTTTTCAGTCAGAGCACTGCACGTTAATGACAGCAAGTTTTATTTCACATTGCAGGTTAAGAATCAAAGTAATGTGGGGTATGCTATTGAATGGGTCAATTTTAAAATTGTCGATAAAAAGAACTTAAAGCGAACGGTCGTTCAGGATAAGATTTTAGAGCAGGTTCGTACCTATTTCCCGGAAAGGATAATAGCTGATCATTCAGACAGTAAAGGGATTTATATGCTTGATCAGTTTACACTCATAAAAGATCAGGTTTTGGAGATTGAAATTCTGGAAAAGAATGGGGGAAGGCATCTGAAAGTACAGCTTGAAAATGAAGATCTTGTTCATGCAAGATTGATAAACAGTTTAACCATTAAAACGGAGTAAGATGCACAAAATATTTTTAACAGTCATCTTCATGATGATAATGGGTAGCAAAATATTTGCTCAACAGATGATTCCTAAGCAAATTGGTGTTGAATTTACCTATTCGGTATTTCCAAAATCTCCAGAAAAGCAAAATTATGTGTTTAGTACGGGGCTTGTTTCTTACTCGAAGAATGGTAATTACTTCTTTGGACTAACAGAATTTAGCAGAAAATATTATAAATACACTAGCTGCGATATTCCGATAGATACATTCCTGCTGAGTGGTGGTTACAGTTTTTATCTATGGGGAGACTTCATGCGAAATGTCAATCTTAATCTGGGAATTGGAGGTCTTGTTGGTTATGAACAGGTTAATAGAGGCAATGAATTGCTATATGACGGTTCAATGTTAACAGCAACGGATAATTTTATTTACGGATCAAATGGTAAGCTATCTGTTGAAAGCTATCTGACCGAGCATTTAGTTTTTCTGGTCAACGGGCAACTTCGCTTTTTGAAAAATAGGCAAATGGCTAATTTTCACTCTCTGCTGGGGGTTGGAATAAGATATAATTTCTAAAAATAATGAAAAATGAAAAATATAATTAATACAGCTAAAATACAATTAAAGTGTTTCTTGCTACTATTTGTGATTGGACTATTTGTACAATCATGTGAGAAAGATGATTTGGAAATTCAGCAGAACTATCCTTTTAAGGTGTCGGTTATGCCGGTTCCCAAGGATATAGCTAAAGACGAGTATGTAGAGATTCGTATCAAAATTCTTCCTGAAGGTAATTTTGCTGACACCAAATATTATCTTCGATATTTTCAGTTTGAGGGAACAGGAAAGCTACAGTATTATAACACTCAACCCTATTTTCCCAATGATATTTATCCTCTGTATGAGAAAGAGTTCAGATTGTATTATACTTCAACCTCTGAAGTTTCACAATCATTTACGGTATGGCTATCAGACAGTTTTGGAAATGAGAATAAAATTGAATTTCAATTCAACAACAAAAAGTTAGACGGATAAATACAATTTCTTTAGCTTCCAAATATATATTTCCACTCTAAATAAAACCATCTAATTTGAGAAGTATATCTTTAGTATTTGCGGAAAGATGGTTGGCCCCCTAAAGGGCAATCATCTTTCCGCGACGCCATAAGAATCCAGACCGGGAATCGGCTCTGGATTCTTATTTTTCAGAAATTTAAGTTTCTTATAAAATACCTTCATCGGAGAAAGAGAAGGAGTCTATTGAAGTTATTATACAATGATCAAGCAGTTTAATATTTAATAATTGTCCAGCCTGCTTTATTTTTTGTGTGATGCCTATGTCTTCGCGAGAAGGTTTAAGGTTTCCGGAAGGATGGTTATGGGCTATAATAAATGATACGGCATTACATAATAGAGCTCCCTGCATGATGATTCTGATGTCAACAAGAGAAGAGGTAATTCCAGATTCTGATATTTTTTGTATTCCTAAGACCTTGTTAGCCCGATTCATATACATTGAGTAAAATGACTCTCTGTAGTCGATCTGATCTGCATCAAAATGTTCCCTGAAAATATCTGTAGCATCCTGGGAGTTCAGTATTTTTTTTTCAGCATTTCCTTTTCTTGTGTAGATCAATTTGATCTCATTTACTATATTATATTTCATTGTTATTGCTCTGAGTACGGCAGAGCCTTTTGTTTCCCGTACTTAAGTTAAAAAAGCATTTATTTAAAACACTATTTAAAACACTATTTAAAACATCTTTGAAATGTTATGTATCTTTTCTGGATCAAAAGCCTTTTCAATCTCTTCTCCGTTCTATTTCTTAAAAGCCTTTCAGGCTTCGCTGAATATTTTTCAAAAGAAAAACCGGAAAAAAGAAAGCAGATATGAAGTGTTGACAATGAAAAAAAACAAAAGGAAACGGAATAATTGGAGGGTACCTTTAGGGAGGAAACCGTTTATGCCGTAGTCTTTTGGTTGGATTAGCAAGACGGCTGGCAACAATACCTTAGCTGCCTTTTTACCGGGTTATAATGGAAAATGTTTCGTGTAATAGCAGTCAATAACCTGTTTTTGTATATGAAATGAATGTTTAAATTAACAATGTTGATTTTATTTGTATTTTAGTTGAATCTAAGAATGATGAATTTCTTTGCATCAATTTTCTCTTGTTGCACCTAAAAAATAAATTTAAACGTAATCACATCTTTTATAAATAAAAATTTTTTCCGCCTGATGGTTGACGTTAAGTGTTTCGTTTGATTTTACATGTTTCAAGCGTTAGACGTTTATATTTAAAAGCCAAATACATCGCATAAGTGTCTGGGTTTAATTTCAGAACAGTTGTCCAATACTTTTATTAAAAAAGTATTGGTATGGAGAAGAAAGTTGAAATTAGTAACATTACCATAGAGGAGATTATCAAGATTTTTAAAGAAGAGGAGGGAATTGAATTGAGCATTGAGGAGGCGAAAGATATTTTAAGCTTTCTGACGATGCTCTTAAAAATT
The sequence above is drawn from the Chryseobacterium daecheongense genome and encodes:
- the traM gene encoding conjugative transposon protein TraM: MKDSEKIRVTENDLSQNSNGVNDHPKAQWERLKKPFIYFLMAAVCASCFYLIFKPKTDHTIIEEAGFNAAIPQAKDAQLQSDKQKAYEQQLLEQKNEEKRNSITTLSDYWNDQNGVNDNSNPPSSASTKSVFQQSDQNALNSYRNAQQTLSSFYNRDNQEVNNLRKEISRLKNESMQNHAVPVGLGINDQLELMEKSYQMAAKYLPTTPKQEKPAEKEEVEKPMEKKVKLTSAIPVRSNVVSSLYRDRSDSAFIAGLNQNRFYDSQNDSENSVQTKNAIRGVVYETKTLVNESTLSIRLSEAMKVGRAEIPIGSLLIAVSKFQGGRLQLKISSIQSQGNIYPVEINVYDTDGQVGLYVPYSAEQNAVSDIVANMSQTSGTNIMMTQSAGQQIAADLSRGVVQGMSGYFQKRVRQLKVTVKAGHQVFLLPKNN
- the traN gene encoding conjugative transposon protein TraN — encoded protein: MNTQKSHYILIMLLLLLVSKAFGQDSVTTYISLEQAKLEPFRINVTYNKTSHLIFPSSIRYVDLGSDLLVANKAEPIGNVLRVKSAVRDFEEETNFSVITEDGKFYSFDASYSSYPEILSYDLVKLQRGMERQDADVLFEDLKGSSTSFTWLIMENLYRKSNRTIKHIVSKSYGIEFSVRALHVNDSKFYFTLQVKNQSNVGYAIEWVNFKIVDKKNLKRTVVQDKILEQVRTYFPERIIADHSDSKGIYMLDQFTLIKDQVLEIEILEKNGGRHLKVQLENEDLVHARLINSLTIKTE
- a CDS encoding conjugal transfer protein TraO, whose amino-acid sequence is MHKIFLTVIFMMIMGSKIFAQQMIPKQIGVEFTYSVFPKSPEKQNYVFSTGLVSYSKNGNYFFGLTEFSRKYYKYTSCDIPIDTFLLSGGYSFYLWGDFMRNVNLNLGIGGLVGYEQVNRGNELLYDGSMLTATDNFIYGSNGKLSVESYLTEHLVFLVNGQLRFLKNRQMANFHSLLGVGIRYNF
- a CDS encoding DUF3872 domain-containing protein yields the protein MKNIINTAKIQLKCFLLLFVIGLFVQSCEKDDLEIQQNYPFKVSVMPVPKDIAKDEYVEIRIKILPEGNFADTKYYLRYFQFEGTGKLQYYNTQPYFPNDIYPLYEKEFRLYYTSTSEVSQSFTVWLSDSFGNENKIEFQFNNKKLDG
- a CDS encoding JAB domain-containing protein — protein: MKYNIVNEIKLIYTRKGNAEKKILNSQDATDIFREHFDADQIDYRESFYSMYMNRANKVLGIQKISESGITSSLVDIRIIMQGALLCNAVSFIIAHNHPSGNLKPSREDIGITQKIKQAGQLLNIKLLDHCIITSIDSFSFSDEGIL